TCTATGTTCCCTTACCCAAGTGGTCGACTGCATATGGGTCACGTGCGTAACTACACCATTGGTGATGTGGTATCTCGTTTCCAGCGCTTACAAGGCAAAAATGTCATGCAACCTATGGGTTGGGATGCGTTTGGTCTACCTGCAGAAAATGCCGCAATTAAGAACAACACAGCGCCTGCTAAGTGGACATACGAAAACATTGATTACATGCGCGGTCAGCTAAAACAGCTTGGTTTTGGTTACGACTGGGATCGTGAAATCGCAACATGTCACCCAGAATATTACAAATGGGAACAGTGGTTCTTCACTAAGCTTTACGAGAAAGGCTTAGTCTACAAGAAAATGTCTACCGTAAACTGGGATCCAGTTGACCAAACAGTACTGGCTAACGAGCAGGTTATCGACGGTCGTGGTTGGCGTTCAGGCGCACTTGTAGAGCAAAAAGAAATTCCTCAGTGGTTCATCAAAATTACTGATTATGCACAAGAGCTATTAGACGATTTAGACAAGCTTGAACACTGGCCTGAGCAAGTAAAAACCATGCAGCGTAACTGGATTGGTCGCTCTGAAGGTTTAGAAATCGATTTCAAACGTGCTGATAATGGTGAAACTTTCACAGTTTACACTACTCGCCCTGACACTTTCATGGGTGTAACTTATGTTGGTGTAGCTGCTGGTCACCCGATTGCGTTAGAAGCTGCTAAGAACAACCCAGACGTTGCTGCATTTGTTGAAGAATGCAAAAACACTAAGGTTGCTGAAGCTGATATGGCAACCATGGACAAAAAAGGCATCGACACGGGCTTTAAAGCGATTCACCCTCTAACCGGTGAAGAAGTACCTGTATGGGCTGCAAACTTTGTACTAATGGACTATGGTTCAGGTGCGGTAATGGCAGTACCAGGTCACGACCAACGTGACTATGAATTTGCGACAGCTTATGGTCTTGAGATCAAACAAGTTATTGCACCTGCTGAAGGTTCTGAGCTTGTAGCTGACCTTTCAAAAGAAGCATTTACTGAAAAAGGTACGCTGATTAATTCTGGCGAATTTGACGGTCTTGAGTTTAAAGCAGCATTCAACGCCATTGCTGACAAACTTGAAAGCATTGGCGCGGGTAAGCGTAAAGTTAACTTCCGTCTACGTGACTGGGGTGTTAGTCGCCAGCGTTACTGGGGCTCACCAATCCCAATGCTAAATAAAGAAGACGGTTCAGAGCTTGCTGCAACTGAAGATATGCTGCCAGTTCGCCTACCAGAAGACGTGGTAATGAACGGTGTAACTTCACCAATTAAAGCAGACCCTGAGTGGGCAAAAACCACAGTGAACGGAGAACCTGCATTCCACGAAACAGATACGTTCGATACTTTCATGGAATCTTCATGGTACTACGCGCGTTACTGTAGCCCTCGTTATGACGAAGGTATGTTAGAGCCAGGTGCAGCGAATTACTGGCTACCAGTAAACCAATATATTGGTGGTATCGAGCACGCGATCCTTCACCTACTTTACTCGCGTTTCTTCCACAAACTCTTACGTGACTGTGGTTTAGTAAACTCAGATGAGCCGTTCGAGCGTCTACTATGTCAAGGCATGGTATTAGCTGAAACTTATTTCCGTAAAGACGAAAAAGGCGGTGATGTTTGGATTTCACCAACTGACGTTGAAACTGAAACTGACGATAAAGGTCGTATCACTAAAGCGTGGCACAAAGACGACGGTCAACCAGTAGAGTCTGCTGGTATGTCTAAAATGTCTAAATCAAAGAACAACGGTATTGATCCTCAAACTGTTATCAAGCAATACGGCGCAGATACAGTTCGTTTATTCATGATGTTCACAGCGCCACCAGAGCAAACTCTAGAATGGTCTGACTCGGGTGTTGAAGGGTCACTTCGTTTCCTTAAACGTGTTTGGAAATACGCAGTAGATGTCAATGCAGCAGGTACAGCTGAGCTTGACCTAGCAGCACTTAACAGCAACCAAAAAGTGCTACGTCGTGAGATCCACAAAACCATTGCAAAAGTAACTGATGATGTTGAGCGTCGCCAAACGTTCAATACTGCGATTGCTGCTATCATGGAGCTATCTAACAAGCTTGCAAAAGCACCGCTAAAAGATGCACAAGATATTGCGTTAGCAAACGAAGCACTTAATGCGATCGTCATTATGCTTGCACCGATTGCACCACATATGTGTCATCAATTATGGCAAGACCTAGGTCACGAAGGTGACGTGTTAGATGCAACATGGCCTGTGGTTGACCAAGCTGCACTTGTTGAAGATGAGAAACTTATCGTTGTACAAGTGAATGGTAAGCTGCGTGCTAAGCTAACGGTTGCTGCCGACTCAACGAAAGAACAAGTTGAAGCGCTGGCATTTGCTGAAGAGAATGTGTCTAAGTTCATTGAAGGCAAAGAAATCCGTAAAGTGATTTACGTACCAGGTAAACTACTTAATGTGGTTGCAAACTAAGATGCATTTATCGCATTCAAATAAGCATGGGCTAGCTTTTTTGCTAGCCTGTGTTTTGTTATCTGGTTGTGGCTTTCATTTAAAGCAAGCCTCATATTTACCAAAAGAATTACAAACACTTCACCTGTCGGGTGATGATAGCAAGTCTGAGCTGTTTTCATTACTTCGCAAAGATCTCGTCGCATCTCAAGTCACCATTAGTGACAACAGAAACAAACAAGTTCCTGAGCTTCATCTGTATCGTGACTCTCTAACACGCCAAACGTTAAGCTTGTTTAGAAATGGTCAGGTTGCGCAATACGAACTGGCTTATTCTGTTTCATATAGAGTGACACGTCCAGGTCTTGAGCCTATAGATAAAGGGTTTGAGATTTACCGCAATTATCAAGATGACCCTGACAACGCACTCGCTAAAGCCAAAGAGCTTGATATTATTCTTAACGAGCTGCGCAAACAGGCAAGTAAACGTATTGTTCGAGAGCTGTCGCAACTCTAATGCGCTGTTACGCTAACCAACTTCCCGATACTTTACGAAAAGGCCTAGCTCCATTCTATTTGGTTTTAGGTGAAGAACCTTTTCAAGAAGCACAATGTGTGCAGCAAATAAAACAGGCTGCAAAACAACAAGGCTTCGACGAAGTCATTAAATTTAGTTTGTTGCCAGGCTTTGATTGGCAGGAATTACTTGCTCAATACAATAGTATGTCGCTATTTAGCGCACGCACACTCATTGAATTTGACTTGAACCAGCAAAAACCCGGTACAGCCGGGAGTGATGCGTTTAAACAACTGACTGCTCAACCGAACCCTGATGTCGTGTTAATTGTGAAAGGTCAAAAAGCCAGCCAAGAGATCCAACGTGGTGCTTGGTTTAAAGGCTTAGAAAAGCAAGGCGTATATGTGCCTTGTTATGAATTGACTGGCCAACACTTGCAGCGCTGGCTTGATTCGCAAGCCAAGCAGTTAAAAGTCGCTCTAACACAAGATGCAAAAAAGCAACTTTTGCTGGCCACAGAGGGCAACTTACTCGCAACACATCAAGAGCTAGAAAAACTGGCGCTGCTTTATCCTTCGCAAACCGTCAATGATGAGCAAATCTTAGCGGGCCTGCTTAATCAAAGTAAATTTGATATTTTTGACCTGACTAATGCAACGCTTGCCGGCCAAGCAAAAAAAATAACTAAAGTGATGGTTAAGTTAGCTGAAGATAACACTGAGCCAAATACTCTTATTTGGGCACTGAATAAACAGCAGCAAACCTTAATATCAATTAAAAAAGGTTTACAACAGGGACAGAATATAACTGCCCTCTATAAACAGCATAACATTTGGAAAAACCAACAGCCTTTAACTCAGCAAGCACTTGATAGATTGCCTTTGCATCAGCTTGAGCAAATAGGTTTTTTGTTGGCACAAATAGACAGTGGCTATAAACGCGGAGAACTCACTGCGCCTTATCAAGCCTTACTGCATTGCGCACTGAGTTTTTGCTACCATATTCCAATTGGCCTGCCCATTAACCACACTGATTAAACAATATGATTGCACTTTTTGGTGGTACTTTTGATCCCGTCCATTTAGGACATTTAAACATGGCCGAGCAATGCGTTGCTGAACTAGGGTTGTCTGAATTACGATTTTTGCCCTGTGCCATACCTGTGCACAAAGCACAGCCTAAGATCACTGACACACACCGTCTCAACATGCTCGAGTTAGCAACACAAGGTAATGAAGCATTTACCATTGATAAACGAGAGCTTGAGCGCCAAGGGCCTTCTTATTCATTGTTAACGCTGCAAGAATACCGAGACGAGCAGCCTAATTCCCCCATCATCTTTTTGATGGGTATGGATTCCTTCAATAGTTTAACGTTTTGGTATGAATGGCAAGCCATTACACAGCTTTGCCACATCGTGGTTTATCAGCGCCCTGGCGAAATTTATGTGCCAAATCCAGCGCTTGCTGACTATGTGGCACAAGCTCACGTTGAGACAAGCGAGCTGTTACTCACGAAAAAAGCAGGTCATTGTCATTTTTTAACCGGTCCTAGTTTTGATGCCGCATCCAGCGATATAAGAAAACTAATAAATAATCAAAAACCTATGGAACAATTTCTCGCGTCTTCGGTCATAGATTACATTCGTACTCATCAGCTCTATGCTGAATAAAGCAATGTGCTGTGCTACTATACGCGCCTTATTTTTTGAGCATAGAGATACAAGATTTGAATTCTGAACAATTATTAGACTTTGCATTAGACAAAGTTGACGACATGAAAGCCCGTGACATTGTTAAGTTAGATGTAAAAGAAGTGAGCTCTGTAACGGATTATTTGGTCATTTGCTCAGGTAACTCAAAACGTCACGTACAGTCTATTGCTGAACACGTTGCTAAAGAAACGCGTCATGCTGGTGAAGACCTATTAGGCATTGAAGGACAAGATGTGGGTGAGTGGGTACTGGTTGATTTAGGCGATGTGGTTGTGCACGTTATGCAAGACCAAACTCGTGACTTATATGACTTAGAGAAACTCTGGGGCTAATTTTGAAAATTCAATTGGTTGCTGTCGGCACAAAAATGCCAGCTTGGGTTGAGACAGGCTTTAAAGAGTATCAGCGTCGTTTTCCAAAAGATATGGCGTTAGAACTGGTTGAGATCCCAGCAGGAAAGCGTGGTAAAAATGCCGATATCAAGCGTATTTTGCAGTTGGAAGGTGAAAAAACCTTAGCCGCTATTCCGAAAGGCAACCGAATTGTGACGCTAGAAGTAACAGGTAAGCCTTGGGATACCCATCAACTCGCAAATCATATGCAAAAGTGGCAGCTTGACGGTCGAGATGTCAGCTTATTAATTGGTGGGCCTGAAGGCCTTGCACCTGAGTGTATTGCCGCTTCTGAGCAAAAGTGGTCGCTATCGGCATTGACGTTACCGCACCCACTCGTGCGCATTATTGTCGCTGAAAGCTTGTATCGCGGGTGGAGTTTAAATAACAACCACCCATACCACAGAGAATAATACAACTCAGATGATAAACAAAAGACCAACAATTCGTGACCATTCAGCTGAAGCAAATTTATTTGCTCGTCGCGCATTTGTTGGTTTTGTATTTGTTACCTTACTCATTGGCTTGCTACTCAGTAACGCCTATAAGCTACAAGTCACAGAGCACGACACCCATAAAACACGCTCTAATGATAATCGTATTAAAGTAATCCCCGTCGCACCAAACCGAGGCTTAATCTACGACCGAAATGGGGTGTTATTGGCAGAAAACCGCCCTGTTTATAATTTAGAAGTGATCCCTGAGCAAGTAGATGATATCGCTAAGCAACTTGCTGAAGTTGGCGCTTTATTGAATATTTCTGTAGAAGACCAAGAAAGCTTTTTAAAGAATATTCGCCGTAAACAGCGCTTTAAAAGCCGTGTTATTAAAGCGCGTTTAAACGAGCAAGAAGTCGCCTTATTTTCGGTTAATCAGCATAAATTTCCCGGCTTTAATATTGAAGCTCGCCTTGCCAGATATTACCCCTACGGCGAAACACTCACCCATGCGCTTGGTTATGTTGCCAAATTAAATAAAAAAGAGCTCACTGCGTTAGAGCTCGCTGGTGAAGCCAAAAATTATCGAGCAACCCATGACATTGGTAAGCTTGGCATAGAGAAATTCTACGAAAAAGAACTGCACGGCATCGTTGGTTCACAACGTGTTGAAGTGAATAACCGAGGCAGAGTGATCCGTACTTTAAGCGTCGACGCGCCCACACCAGGGCAAGATTTAGTTCTTACGTTAGATATAGGCTTACAGCAAGTGGCGAAAAAAGCCCTTGAAGGCATGCGTGGCGCGATCGTTGTTATGGACCCAAAAGATGGCGGTATTCTCGCGCTTTATTCGAATCCAAGTTACGACCCAAACTTATTCGTACATGGGATCAGTGGTAAAGATTATCGTGCCTTATTAAATCCAGATCGACCTTTAATCAATAGAACGACTCAAGGTCGCTATGCGCCTGCATCTACCGTCAAGCCACATTTAGCAATTCTCGGCTTAGAAGAAGGCATTATCACTGAGCAAACTCGCATGTGGGACCCGGGCTTTTTTCAAATTCCGAATGTTGATCACCGATGGCGTGATTGGCAACGCTGGGGACATGGCCATGTTGATGTGTATAAAGCCATTGAAGAGTCTTGTGATACCTTTTATTACGAGATTGCCTATAAGTCTGGTATTACCAAAATCAGTAATTTTATGAATAAGTTTGGCTTTGGTGATTTATCAGGCATTGATATTCATGAAGAGACAACCGCTATTCTGCCTACCGTAGCTTGGAAGAAAGAACGCTTCAAAGAAAACTGGTGGCCTGGTGACACCATTTCAGTTGGGATTGGACAAGGTTATTGGACTGCGACGCCAATGCAAATAGCCAACGCTGTTACTATCATGGTAAATAAAGGCGAACATTACCAGCCACACCTTGTACAAGTAAAAAAGCAGTTTGATGAAATCACGCCAATGTATACCGAAGAGCGCCCGCCTATTGTGCTCAAAAATCATGACCATTGGCGCGTCGCCCTGGAAGCCATGCACAACACTGTAACTAAGGTCACAGGTACTGCGCATAAAGCATTTAAAGGAGCTAATTACGATCCTGCAGGTAAAACTGGTACTGCGCAAATTGTCAGTATCGCTCAGGGCGAAAAGTATGATGCAGAAAAGCTGGATGAGCGCCATCGAGACAACGCCATTTACACAGGCTTTGCCCCCTATAATGACCCGCGTGTTGTTGTGACTGTGGTAGTAGAAAACCAAGGTGGCGGCAGTAAAATCGCGGCCCCTATTGCACGTCAATTAATGGATTATTACTTTACAGCTAACCCTCTTGAGCAAGGAACGGATTAATGGTGCTTGGGCATAAACGTTCATTTTGGCAAAAAGTACACTTAGACGTGCCTCTATTGATAGCGCTTGCTTGTATGATGCTTGGTAGTTTAACCATCGTTTACAGTGCCAGCGGCCAAAATATGGATATGATGTTAAGACATGGTATTCGAATGGGAAGTGCTATTTTTGCCCTACTAATATTCGCTCAAATTCCGCCTATCACACTAAAACGTTTAGTAATACCACTGTATTTGGTCGGTCTCGCTATGCTGATTGCTGTTTTTTTCTTTGGTATAACAATCAATGGTGCTAAACGCTGGTTGAATCTTGGCGTCACGAACTTCCAACCATCAGAGATTATGAAACTTGCAGTTCCTATGATGGTTGCTTGGTATATTTCTCAGCATCGTATGCCCCCTAAATTTACAAATCTGTTCGTTGGTTTCGTTTTACTAAGTGTGCCTACTTTCTTAATTAAAGAACAACCGGATTTAGGTACTTCTTTGCTTATTGCCAGCTCAGGCATTTTCGTTTTGTTTCTAGCAGGATTAAGCTGGCGGCTTATTGGAGGAGCATTACTATTAATGATCCCCGCAGTGTTTGCATTTTGGCATTACGGTATGCGCGCGTATCAAAAGCAACGCGTTATGACGCTTCTCGACCCTGAAAGTGACCCTTTAGGGGCTGGCTACCACATTATTCAATCTAAAATTGCCATTGGTTCAGGTGGTGTTGAAGGCAAAGGTTGGCTGCATGGCACACAATCTCAATTAGAGTTTTTACCTGAGCGACACACAGATTTTATCTTCTCGGTATTAAGTGAAGAATTTGGTTTAATGGGTGTGGTGTTATTGCTCAGTTTATATTTATTTATCATCGGCAGAGGTCTGTTAATCGCAGTACGAGCGCAAGATGCATTTAGCAAACTATTAGCTGGCGCCTTAACACTGACTTTCTTTGTATATGTATTTGTGAATATAGGCATGGTGTCGGGCCTTTTACCTGTTGTGGGTGTACCACTTCCTCTCATTAGCTATGGGGGTACGTCCATGGTTACGCTAATGGCAGGGTTCGGCATCATTATGTCAATTTCGACAGATAAGAGGATGTTACTTAAATCATGACTAAGTTGAATAAGGCTTACTTGCTTGCCCTTGTCGTCATTATTGTGAGTGGCTGTAGCTCCCGCTACCATACACGCCAAGATACTGCGCCAATGCGTATTCCTACCGAATACGAAATGCGTGATGCGAAAGTGAAAGCAGAGCCTAAGAGTGTCAGCGCCGGACGTCCCTATGTTGTGCTTGGCAAGCAATATCACCCTATGTCTGATGAAAAAGGCTACAAAGCGCAGGGGACCGCTTCATGGTATGGGCAAAAGTTTCACGGGTATTATACCTCTAACGGTGAAATTTTTAATATGTACGACATGACGGCAGCTCACAAAACGCTACCACTTCCGAGTTTTGTTAAAGTAACTAATTTAGAAAATGGCAAATCGGCCATTGTCAGAGTCAATGACCGCGGCCCATTTCATGATGATAGGATCATTGATTTATCGTATGCCGCAGCCTATAAGCTGGGCTATCATAATCAAGGTACAGCAAAGGTTCAGATTGAAGCGATTACACTCGATCGCGTTGTGCCCAGATTAACCTATATTCAAGTCGTTGCCAGCAGTAATAAGACTAATATTGAGCTCCTAGCACAAAAGCTCGCGAGTCAATTTGCAATTGATACAAATATTGCAGAAGAAGGCGGTTTACATAAATTGCGCTTAGGCCCATTAGACAATGATAATCACGCTCAATCATTGTTAGAAAACTTGCAAGCTGGTGAATTTCGCCAGGCTTTCTTGCTTTACAGTGAACAACGACTTTAGAATAGAAAAAGCTGACTAATTTTTAATTTTATCGACAAAAGAACATAATGACTTTACTAAAAACCAAACTATTTACCAAAATTTGCGGGCTGGTATGCTCAGCAACCATTTTTTCAGCTTCCGCACAGATCCTACCTTCTGCACCACAGATCAATGCGAAAGGTTATTTCTTAATGGATTACACA
The Pseudoalteromonas phenolica genome window above contains:
- the leuS gene encoding leucine--tRNA ligase; this encodes MQEQYNPQDIESKVQQYWEENKTFKVVEDESKEKYYCLSMFPYPSGRLHMGHVRNYTIGDVVSRFQRLQGKNVMQPMGWDAFGLPAENAAIKNNTAPAKWTYENIDYMRGQLKQLGFGYDWDREIATCHPEYYKWEQWFFTKLYEKGLVYKKMSTVNWDPVDQTVLANEQVIDGRGWRSGALVEQKEIPQWFIKITDYAQELLDDLDKLEHWPEQVKTMQRNWIGRSEGLEIDFKRADNGETFTVYTTRPDTFMGVTYVGVAAGHPIALEAAKNNPDVAAFVEECKNTKVAEADMATMDKKGIDTGFKAIHPLTGEEVPVWAANFVLMDYGSGAVMAVPGHDQRDYEFATAYGLEIKQVIAPAEGSELVADLSKEAFTEKGTLINSGEFDGLEFKAAFNAIADKLESIGAGKRKVNFRLRDWGVSRQRYWGSPIPMLNKEDGSELAATEDMLPVRLPEDVVMNGVTSPIKADPEWAKTTVNGEPAFHETDTFDTFMESSWYYARYCSPRYDEGMLEPGAANYWLPVNQYIGGIEHAILHLLYSRFFHKLLRDCGLVNSDEPFERLLCQGMVLAETYFRKDEKGGDVWISPTDVETETDDKGRITKAWHKDDGQPVESAGMSKMSKSKNNGIDPQTVIKQYGADTVRLFMMFTAPPEQTLEWSDSGVEGSLRFLKRVWKYAVDVNAAGTAELDLAALNSNQKVLRREIHKTIAKVTDDVERRQTFNTAIAAIMELSNKLAKAPLKDAQDIALANEALNAIVIMLAPIAPHMCHQLWQDLGHEGDVLDATWPVVDQAALVEDEKLIVVQVNGKLRAKLTVAADSTKEQVEALAFAEENVSKFIEGKEIRKVIYVPGKLLNVVAN
- the mrdA gene encoding penicillin-binding protein 2; amino-acid sequence: MINKRPTIRDHSAEANLFARRAFVGFVFVTLLIGLLLSNAYKLQVTEHDTHKTRSNDNRIKVIPVAPNRGLIYDRNGVLLAENRPVYNLEVIPEQVDDIAKQLAEVGALLNISVEDQESFLKNIRRKQRFKSRVIKARLNEQEVALFSVNQHKFPGFNIEARLARYYPYGETLTHALGYVAKLNKKELTALELAGEAKNYRATHDIGKLGIEKFYEKELHGIVGSQRVEVNNRGRVIRTLSVDAPTPGQDLVLTLDIGLQQVAKKALEGMRGAIVVMDPKDGGILALYSNPSYDPNLFVHGISGKDYRALLNPDRPLINRTTQGRYAPASTVKPHLAILGLEEGIITEQTRMWDPGFFQIPNVDHRWRDWQRWGHGHVDVYKAIEESCDTFYYEIAYKSGITKISNFMNKFGFGDLSGIDIHEETTAILPTVAWKKERFKENWWPGDTISVGIGQGYWTATPMQIANAVTIMVNKGEHYQPHLVQVKKQFDEITPMYTEERPPIVLKNHDHWRVALEAMHNTVTKVTGTAHKAFKGANYDPAGKTGTAQIVSIAQGEKYDAEKLDERHRDNAIYTGFAPYNDPRVVVTVVVENQGGGSKIAAPIARQLMDYYFTANPLEQGTD
- the rsfS gene encoding ribosome silencing factor, which produces MNSEQLLDFALDKVDDMKARDIVKLDVKEVSSVTDYLVICSGNSKRHVQSIAEHVAKETRHAGEDLLGIEGQDVGEWVLVDLGDVVVHVMQDQTRDLYDLEKLWG
- the nadD gene encoding nicotinate-nucleotide adenylyltransferase, which codes for MIALFGGTFDPVHLGHLNMAEQCVAELGLSELRFLPCAIPVHKAQPKITDTHRLNMLELATQGNEAFTIDKRELERQGPSYSLLTLQEYRDEQPNSPIIFLMGMDSFNSLTFWYEWQAITQLCHIVVYQRPGEIYVPNPALADYVAQAHVETSELLLTKKAGHCHFLTGPSFDAASSDIRKLINNQKPMEQFLASSVIDYIRTHQLYAE
- the rodA gene encoding rod shape-determining protein RodA → MVLGHKRSFWQKVHLDVPLLIALACMMLGSLTIVYSASGQNMDMMLRHGIRMGSAIFALLIFAQIPPITLKRLVIPLYLVGLAMLIAVFFFGITINGAKRWLNLGVTNFQPSEIMKLAVPMMVAWYISQHRMPPKFTNLFVGFVLLSVPTFLIKEQPDLGTSLLIASSGIFVLFLAGLSWRLIGGALLLMIPAVFAFWHYGMRAYQKQRVMTLLDPESDPLGAGYHIIQSKIAIGSGGVEGKGWLHGTQSQLEFLPERHTDFIFSVLSEEFGLMGVVLLLSLYLFIIGRGLLIAVRAQDAFSKLLAGALTLTFFVYVFVNIGMVSGLLPVVGVPLPLISYGGTSMVTLMAGFGIIMSISTDKRMLLKS
- the rlmH gene encoding 23S rRNA (pseudouridine(1915)-N(3))-methyltransferase RlmH, coding for MKIQLVAVGTKMPAWVETGFKEYQRRFPKDMALELVEIPAGKRGKNADIKRILQLEGEKTLAAIPKGNRIVTLEVTGKPWDTHQLANHMQKWQLDGRDVSLLIGGPEGLAPECIAASEQKWSLSALTLPHPLVRIIVAESLYRGWSLNNNHPYHRE
- the holA gene encoding DNA polymerase III subunit delta, with protein sequence MRCYANQLPDTLRKGLAPFYLVLGEEPFQEAQCVQQIKQAAKQQGFDEVIKFSLLPGFDWQELLAQYNSMSLFSARTLIEFDLNQQKPGTAGSDAFKQLTAQPNPDVVLIVKGQKASQEIQRGAWFKGLEKQGVYVPCYELTGQHLQRWLDSQAKQLKVALTQDAKKQLLLATEGNLLATHQELEKLALLYPSQTVNDEQILAGLLNQSKFDIFDLTNATLAGQAKKITKVMVKLAEDNTEPNTLIWALNKQQQTLISIKKGLQQGQNITALYKQHNIWKNQQPLTQQALDRLPLHQLEQIGFLLAQIDSGYKRGELTAPYQALLHCALSFCYHIPIGLPINHTD
- the lptE gene encoding LPS assembly lipoprotein LptE — translated: MWLQTKMHLSHSNKHGLAFLLACVLLSGCGFHLKQASYLPKELQTLHLSGDDSKSELFSLLRKDLVASQVTISDNRNKQVPELHLYRDSLTRQTLSLFRNGQVAQYELAYSVSYRVTRPGLEPIDKGFEIYRNYQDDPDNALAKAKELDIILNELRKQASKRIVRELSQL
- a CDS encoding septal ring lytic transglycosylase RlpA family protein, which encodes MTKLNKAYLLALVVIIVSGCSSRYHTRQDTAPMRIPTEYEMRDAKVKAEPKSVSAGRPYVVLGKQYHPMSDEKGYKAQGTASWYGQKFHGYYTSNGEIFNMYDMTAAHKTLPLPSFVKVTNLENGKSAIVRVNDRGPFHDDRIIDLSYAAAYKLGYHNQGTAKVQIEAITLDRVVPRLTYIQVVASSNKTNIELLAQKLASQFAIDTNIAEEGGLHKLRLGPLDNDNHAQSLLENLQAGEFRQAFLLYSEQRL